The Meriones unguiculatus strain TT.TT164.6M chromosome 1, Bangor_MerUng_6.1, whole genome shotgun sequence genome has a segment encoding these proteins:
- the Pprc1 gene encoding peroxisome proliferator-activated receptor gamma coactivator-related protein 1 isoform X2 has protein sequence MAARRGRRDRVAPPPTGDPGPDPGGGVRGGGWASRSQASRGTAGAVSGAEQVHEEGNDSSFVNLSRLGPSLKEKDLEMEELILQDETLLETMQSYMDASLISLIEDFGSLGESRLSLEDQNEMSLLTALTEILDNADSENLSPFDSIPDSELLASPRESSSLHKLLTLSRTPPERDLITPVDPLGPSTGSSRVEMPLADSAWDLSPPPFLETSSPKLPSWRSSRARPRWGQSPPPQQRSDGEEEEEVASFSGQMLAEELDNSVNIVDFPMHLACPEEEDTSAAAKVAAPAPGDESISSLSELVRAMHPYCLPNLTQLASLEGELQEQADDLPLPEGCVVLEIVGQAATAGDDLEIPVVVRQIPSGSQSVLLDESVGTSPALQLLMPTMEPGSEAPVPEVAPGPDQEEFSLNSASLLEPKEIMESLAPREPQNPPASAIQGSQRIPRKGRKKRSKGQPAACLESYTRKLRSSSRGQSTVATEGNSQAGNSQKQPQEELQRKAGTPQSRGKPRAWARAWAAALEKTGSENLQRSAGPDDSPAIEDALDLCPKLVEAGQANSMLSSNDSAQADPMPVVSVEADSTVVDHADDQVDQASTSTELVDPLPVGPVPTGPVEIDRTGIEPAVTIPTSDNLSPTDAVPANTVAVGAIPNDLAPVDPVLVKSRPTDPRRAAIAAAQGARPSLESSDQPKVITPEVKDAVGPLKVESSTSATTQEARPRPLSLSEYRQRRQQRQTEAEDRNSQPPAGKWPSLPETPKGLADIPCLVPPAPAKKIAPQRNPVAVPETCSVSVGSSPASPSPEPSASKLMVSTQPEQVPSLEMPLPARPPPPTLHSVSSAGPILPTVPAPLPFPPGIPPLLSLPSSGHGVPSVPPPPLQPPGLPVSMRQIPPDPYTHYAPVPPWPCYPSVSPSGYPCLPPPPAMPMVSGTPVTYAIPPSCNVPWVPPPAPVSPYSSSCAYGPLGWGPGLQQTPFWSTVSPPPLSSASTGRAVPPSNVEPSSNPAGPPEDVLPVPVTPSLSSGPASPIAPPLEPTKPEVQPVPVSPEPKHKVSTLVQSPQNKTSPSLSAECVAVVESKSERLKPEPQENRPREKTLPTAVKTVPIPRQSTAAKLPAVHPARLRKLSFLPTPRTRGPEDVVQAFISEIGIEASDLSSLLEQFEKSEAKKECPPPAPADSLAVGNSGIDTPQEKRPLDRLQAPELANVAGLTPPATPPHQLWKPLAAVSLVAKAKSPKSTAQEGTLKLEGVTEAKHPAAACLQEGVHGPSPVHVGSGDHDYCVRSRTPPKKMPALVIPEVGSRWNVKRHQDITIKPVLSLGPAAPLLPCTTTSQEPLDHRTSNEQANPSAPCLAPSTLLSPEASPCRNDTNTRTPSEPPGKQRSMRCYRKACRSVSPPSRGWQGRRGCSSRSVSSGSDRTSEASSSSSVSSSSRSRSRSRSRSRSLSPPHKRWRRSSCSSSGRSRRCSSSSSSSSSSSSSSSSSRSHSPSLSPRRRSDRRRRYSSYRANDHYQRQRVLQKERAIEERRVVFIGKIPGRMTRSELKQRFSVFGEIEECTIHFRVQGDNYGFVTYRYAEEAFAAIESGHKLRQADEQPFDLCFGGRRQFCKRSYSDLDSNREDFDPAPVKSKFDSLDFDTLLKQAQKNLRR, from the exons atggcggcgcgcCGGGGACGGAGAGACCGAGTCGCGCCGCCTCCGACTGGGGACCCGGGTCCTGACCCTGGCGGTGGAGTTCGCGGAGGCGGTTGGGCGAGTCGGAGTCAAGCGTCGCGAGGGACCGCGGGCGCCGTGAGCGGCGCGGAGCAG GTCCATGAGGAGGGGAATGACTCTAGCTTTGTCAACCTTTCTCGACTGGGCCCATCTCTAAAGGAGAAAGACCTAGAAATGGAGGAGCTGATATTGCAGGATGAGACACTACTGGAGACCATGCAGAGCTACATGGATGCCTCCCTCATATCCCTCATTGAGGACTTCGGGAGTCTTGGCGAG AGCAGGTTATCTCTGGAGGACCAGAATGAAATGTCGCTGCTCACAGCTCTGACGGAGATATTGGACAATGCAGATTCTGAGAACCTTTCCCCATTTGACAGCATTCCTGATTCAGAGCTGCTTGCGTCTCCTCGGGAGAGCTCCTCT cTACACAAGCTACTCACTCTTTCTCGGACACCCCCAGAACGTGACCTCATCACCCCAGTTGACCCTTTGGGGCCCAGCACAGGCAGTAGTAGG GTTGAGATGCCCCTTGCAGATTCTGCTTGGGACTTGTCTCCACCTCCTTTCTTAGAGACTTCTTCCCCTAAGCTGCCTAGCTGGAGATCCTCAAGAGCAAGACCTCGATGGGGTCAGTCCCCTCCTCCCCAGCAGCGCAGTgatggagaagaagaggaggaggtcgcCAGCTTCAGTGGTCAGATGCTTGCTGAGGAACTGGATAACTCGGTGAACATCGTGGACTTCCCCATGCACCTAGCGTGCCCTGAGGAAGAAGACACGTCAGCAGCAGCAAAGGTGGCAGCGCCAGCACCTGGGGATGAGAGCATCTCCTCCTTGAGTGAACTGGTACGGGCTATGCATCCATACTGCTTGCCCAACCTCACCCAGTTGGCATCTCTTGAGGGTGAGCTTCAGGAACAGGCTGATGATTTGCCGCTGCCTGAGGGttgtgtggtgctggagatcGTGGGCCAGGCAGCCACAGCCGGTGATGACCTGGAGATTCCAGTTGTGGTGCGGCAGATCCCTTCTGGGTCCCAGTCTGTGCTCCTAGATGAGTCTGTAGGGACCAGTCCTGCCTTGCAGCTACTCATGCCCACCATGGAGCCTGGGTCAGAAGCCCCCGTGCCTGAGGTTGCTCCTGGCCCTGATCAAGAAGAATTCTCTCTGAACTCTGCCTCCTTATTGGaacccaaggaaatcatggagtCGTTGGCACCCAGGGAACCTCAGAACCCACCGGCCAGTGCAATTCAAGGTTCTCAGAGAATTCCCAGAAAGGGCAGGAAGAAGAGGAGCAAGGGGCAGCCAGCAGCCTGTTTGGAAAGCTATACCAGGAAGCTGAGATCATCTTCTCGTGGACAGTCTACTGTGGCTACAGAGGGGAACTCTCAGGCAGGCAACTCCCAGAAACAGCCTCAGGAAGAACTTCAGAGAAAGGCTGGGACTCCTCAGAGCAGGGGAAAGCCACGGGCTTGGGCTCGGGCATGGGCAGCTGCCTTGGAAAAGACTGGGTCAGAGAACCTACAGAGAAGTGCAGGACCGGATGATAGTCCTGCTATAGAAGATGCTCTGGATCTCTGTCCTAAACTGGTAGAGGCTGGTCAAGCCAACTCCATGCTCTCATCAAATGACTCTGCCCAAGCTGACCCCATGCCTGTTGTCTCTGTTGAAGCTGATTCCACTGTAGTTGACCATGCTGATGACCAGGTTGACCAGGCTTCAACTAGTACAGAGTTGGTTGATCCTCTCCCAGTAGGGCCAGTGCCGACTGGCCCAGTTGAGATTGACAGGACAGGAATTGAACCTGCAGTGACTATTCCTACTTCAGATAACTTGTCTCCAACTGATGCTGTTCCAGCTAACACAGTAGCAGTTGGTGCTATTCCAAATGACCTGGCTCCAGTAGATCCTGTGCTAGTTAAGTCCAGACCAACTGACCCTAGACGTGCTGCAATAGCAGCAGCTCAGGGGGCTCGTCCTTCCCTAGAGTCCTCAGACCAACCTAAGGTCATCACCCCTGAAGTCAAGGATGCTGTAGGTCCTCTGAAGGTGGAAAGTAGTACCAGTGCTACAACCCAAGAAGCCAGACCTAGGCCTCTTAGCCTCTCTGAGTACCGTCAGCGAAGGCAGCAACGGCAAACAGAGGCAGAAGACCGGAATTCTCAGCCCCCAGCTGGCAAGTGGCCTAGTCTCCCAGAGACCCCCAAAGGGCTAGCAGATATCCCTTGTCTTGTTCCACCAGCCCCAGCCAAGAAGatagctccacagagaaaccctgtagcTGTGCCAGAGACTTGTTCCGTGTCTGTGGGCTCCAGTCCTGCTTCCCCTAGTCCTGAGCCATCTGCAAGCAAACTTATGGTTTCAACTCAACCTGAGCAGGTGCCATCTCTTGAGATGCCGCTTCCAGCTAGACCACCCCCTCCTACTTTGCACTCTGTGTCTTCTGCTGGGCCCATCCTTCCCACAGTGCCCGCTCCTTTGCCTTTCCCTCCAGGCATACCTCCTCTGCTTTCCCTTCCTTCAAGTGGCCACGGAGTCCCCAGTGTGCCTCCACCTCCCTTGCAACCTCCTGGACTTCCAGTGTCAATGAGACAAATACCACCTGACCCCTATACTCACTATGCCCCTGTGCCACCCTGGCCTTGTTATCCCTCTGTGTCCCCTTCTGGCTATCCTTGTCTGCCCCCACCACCAGCGATGCCCATGGTATCTGGTACTCCCGTTACCTATGCTATACCTCCATCTTGCAATGTGCCTTGGGTACCCCCTCCTGCACCGGTTTCACCTTACAGCTCCAGCTGTGCCTATGGGCCCCTGGGGTGGGGCCCAGGGCTGCAACAGACTCCATTCTGGTCTACTGTTTCTCCACCTCCATTGTCTTCAGCCTCTACTGGAAGAGCTGTTCCCCCATCAAATGTGGAACCCAGTAGTAATCCAGCTGGTCCTCCTGAAGATGTGCTTCCTGTGCCAGTGACTCCTTCCCTAAGTTCTGGGCCGGCCAGCCCCATCGCTCCACCGCTAGAGCCTACAAAGCCAGAGGTTCAGCCAGTGCCTGTATCTCCAGAACCGAAACACAAAGTGTCCACCCTGGTACAAAGTCCCCAGAACAAGACTTCTCCAAGTCTGTCTGCTGAGTGTGTAGCTGTTGTGGAGTCTAAATCAGAGAGGCTAAAGCCTGAGCCCCAGGAGAACAGACCAAGGGAGAAGACACTCCCTACTGCTGTCAAGACTGTTCCCATACCAAGGCAGAGCACTGCCGCAAAGCTGCCTGCTGTCCATCCAGCCCGTCTAAGGAAGCTGTCCTTCCTGCCCACCCCACGTACTCGGGGTCCTGAGGATGTGGTGCAGGCATTCATCAGTGAGATTG GAATCGAAGCGTCAGACCTGTCCAGTCTGTTGGAACAGTTTGAGAAATCAGAAG CCAAAAAGGAGTGTCCTCCCCCGGCTCCTGCTGACAGCTTGGCTGTAGGAAACTCAGG CATTGACACTCCCCAGGAGAAGAGGCCCCTAGACCGGTTACAAGCCCCAGAACTGGCCAACGTGGCAG gGCTCACCCCTCCAGCTACCCCTCCCCACCAGTTATGGAAGCCCCTGGCTGCTGTCTCCCTGGTGGCCAAAGCCAAATCTCCTAAATCTACCGCCCAGGAGGGAACCCTGAAGCTTGAAGGAGTTACAGAGGCCAAACATCCAGCTGCAGCCTGCCTCCAAGAAGGGGTCCATGGCCCTAGTCCAgtccatgtgggctctggggaccaTGACTATTGTGTCCGAAGCAGGACACCCCCAAAAAAGATGCCTGCCCTAGTCATTCCAGAGGTGGGCTCCCGATGGAATGTCAAGCGCCATCAGGACATCACCATCAAACCTGTATTGTCATTGGGCCCAGCTGCTCCCCTACTTCCATGCACAACTACTTCCCAGGAGCCACTTGACCACAGGACTAGCAATGAGCAGGCAAATCCTTCAGCGCCTTGTCTTGCCCCGTCCACCTTGCTGTCTCCTGAGGCCTCACCCTGCCGGAATGACACGAACACTAGGACTCCCTCTGAGCCCCCGGGCAAGCAGCGGTCAATGCGCTGTTACCGAAAAGCCTGCAGATCAGTCAGCCCCCCAAGTCGGGGCTGGCAGGGCCGCCGTGGCTGCAGCAGTCGTTCTGTCAGCTCTGGGTCCGACCGGACCAGTGAAGCATCCTCTTCTTCATCGGTGTCTTCCTCATCCCGGTCCcggtccaggtccaggtccaggtccaggtccctctcccccccccacaaGAGGTGGCGAAG GTCCAGCTGCAGTTCCTCTGGACGTTCCAGAAGGTGTTCAtcctcttcatcctcttcctcctcttcctcgtcCTCATCATCCAGTTCCAGAAgccactctccctccctgtcccctcGCAGGAGAAGTGACCGGAGGCGGCG GTACAGCTCTTACCGTGCAAATGACCATTACCAAAGGCAGAGAGTGCTACAGAAGGAGCGTGCAATA gaagaaagaagggtGGTCTTCATTGGGAAGATACCTGGCCGCATGACTCGGTCAGAGCTGAAGCAGAGGTTCTCTGTTTTTGGAGAGATTGAGGAGTGCACCATTCATTTTCGAGTTCAAGG TGACAACTATGGTTTCGTCACTTACCGTTATGCTGAAGAAGCATTTGCAGCCATTGAGAGTGGCCACAAATTGCGGCAGGCAGATGAGCAGCCCTTTGATCTCTGCTTTGGGGGCCGCAGGCAGTTCTGCAAGAGGAGTTACTCTGATCTTG ACTCCAACCGGGAAGACTTCGATCCTGCCCCTGTGAAGAGCAAATTCGATTCTCTTGACTTTGATACATTGTTAAAACAGGCCCAGAAGAACCTGAGGAGGTAA
- the Pprc1 gene encoding peroxisome proliferator-activated receptor gamma coactivator-related protein 1 isoform X3, giving the protein MAARRGRRDRVAPPPTGDPGPDPGGGVRGGGWASRSQASRGTAGAVSGAEQVHEEGNDSSFVNLSRLGPSLKEKDLEMEELILQDETLLETMQSYMDASLISLIEDFGSLGESRLSLEDQNEMSLLTALTEILDNADSENLSPFDSIPDSELLASPRESSSLHKLLTLSRTPPERDLITPVDPLGPSTGSSRVEMPLADSAWDLSPPPFLETSSPKLPSWRSSRARPRWGQSPPPQQRSDGEEEEEVASFSGQMLAEELDNSVNIVDFPMHLACPEEEDTSAAAKVAAPAPGDESISSLSELVRAMHPYCLPNLTQLASLEGELQEQADDLPLPEGCVVLEIVGQAATAGDDLEIPVVVRQIPSGSQSVLLDESVGTSPALQLLMPTMEPGSEAPVPEVAPGPDQEEFSLNSASLLEPKEIMESLAPREPQNPPASAIQGSQRIPRKGRKKRSKGQPAACLESYTRKLRSSSRGQSTVATEGNSQAGNSQKQPQEELQRKAGTPQSRGKPRAWARAWAAALEKTGSENLQRSAGPDDSPAIEDALDLCPKLVEAGQANSMLSSNDSAQADPMPVVSVEADSTVVDHADDQVDQASTSTELVDPLPVGPVPTGPVEIDRTGIEPAVTIPTSDNLSPTDAVPANTVAVGAIPNDLAPVDPVLVKSRPTDPRRAAIAAAQGARPSLESSDQPKVITPEVKDAVGPLKVESSTSATTQEARPRPLSLSEYRQRRQQRQTEAEDRNSQPPAGKWPSLPETPKGLADIPCLVPPAPAKKIAPQRNPVAVPETCSVSVGSSPASPSPEPSASKLMVSTQPEQVPSLEMPLPARPPPPTLHSVSSAGPILPTVPAPLPFPPGIPPLLSLPSSGHGVPSVPPPPLQPPGLPVSMRQIPPDPYTHYAPVPPWPCYPSVSPSGYPCLPPPPAMPMVSGTPVTYAIPPSCNVPWVPPPAPVSPYSSSCAYGPLGWGPGLQQTPFWSTVSPPPLSSASTGRAVPPSNVEPSSNPAGPPEDVLPVPVTPSLSSGPASPIAPPLEPTKPEVQPVPVSPEPKHKVSTLVQSPQNKTSPSLSAECVAVVESKSERLKPEPQENRPREKTLPTAVKTVPIPRQSTAAKLPAVHPARLRKLSFLPTPRTRGPEDVVQAFISEIGIEASDLSSLLEQFEKSEAKKECPPPAPADSLAVGNSGSIDTPQEKRPLDRLQAPELANVAGLTPPATPPHQLWKPLAAVSLVAKAKSPKSTAQEGTLKLEGVTEAKHPAAACLQEGVHGPSPVHVGSGDHDYCVRSRTPPKKMPALVIPEVGSRWNVKRHQDITIKPVLSLGPAAPLLPCTTTSQEPLDHRTSNEQANPSAPCLAPSTLLSPEASPCRNDTNTRTPSEPPGKQRSMRCYRKACRSVSPPSRGWQGRRGCSSRSVSSGSDRTSEASSSSSVSSSSRSRSRSRSRSRSLSPPHKRWRRSSCSSSGRSRRCSSSSSSSSSSSSSSSSSRSHSPSLSPRRRSDRRRRSYRANDHYQRQRVLQKERAIEERRVVFIGKIPGRMTRSELKQRFSVFGEIEECTIHFRVQGDNYGFVTYRYAEEAFAAIESGHKLRQADEQPFDLCFGGRRQFCKRSYSDLDSNREDFDPAPVKSKFDSLDFDTLLKQAQKNLRR; this is encoded by the exons atggcggcgcgcCGGGGACGGAGAGACCGAGTCGCGCCGCCTCCGACTGGGGACCCGGGTCCTGACCCTGGCGGTGGAGTTCGCGGAGGCGGTTGGGCGAGTCGGAGTCAAGCGTCGCGAGGGACCGCGGGCGCCGTGAGCGGCGCGGAGCAG GTCCATGAGGAGGGGAATGACTCTAGCTTTGTCAACCTTTCTCGACTGGGCCCATCTCTAAAGGAGAAAGACCTAGAAATGGAGGAGCTGATATTGCAGGATGAGACACTACTGGAGACCATGCAGAGCTACATGGATGCCTCCCTCATATCCCTCATTGAGGACTTCGGGAGTCTTGGCGAG AGCAGGTTATCTCTGGAGGACCAGAATGAAATGTCGCTGCTCACAGCTCTGACGGAGATATTGGACAATGCAGATTCTGAGAACCTTTCCCCATTTGACAGCATTCCTGATTCAGAGCTGCTTGCGTCTCCTCGGGAGAGCTCCTCT cTACACAAGCTACTCACTCTTTCTCGGACACCCCCAGAACGTGACCTCATCACCCCAGTTGACCCTTTGGGGCCCAGCACAGGCAGTAGTAGG GTTGAGATGCCCCTTGCAGATTCTGCTTGGGACTTGTCTCCACCTCCTTTCTTAGAGACTTCTTCCCCTAAGCTGCCTAGCTGGAGATCCTCAAGAGCAAGACCTCGATGGGGTCAGTCCCCTCCTCCCCAGCAGCGCAGTgatggagaagaagaggaggaggtcgcCAGCTTCAGTGGTCAGATGCTTGCTGAGGAACTGGATAACTCGGTGAACATCGTGGACTTCCCCATGCACCTAGCGTGCCCTGAGGAAGAAGACACGTCAGCAGCAGCAAAGGTGGCAGCGCCAGCACCTGGGGATGAGAGCATCTCCTCCTTGAGTGAACTGGTACGGGCTATGCATCCATACTGCTTGCCCAACCTCACCCAGTTGGCATCTCTTGAGGGTGAGCTTCAGGAACAGGCTGATGATTTGCCGCTGCCTGAGGGttgtgtggtgctggagatcGTGGGCCAGGCAGCCACAGCCGGTGATGACCTGGAGATTCCAGTTGTGGTGCGGCAGATCCCTTCTGGGTCCCAGTCTGTGCTCCTAGATGAGTCTGTAGGGACCAGTCCTGCCTTGCAGCTACTCATGCCCACCATGGAGCCTGGGTCAGAAGCCCCCGTGCCTGAGGTTGCTCCTGGCCCTGATCAAGAAGAATTCTCTCTGAACTCTGCCTCCTTATTGGaacccaaggaaatcatggagtCGTTGGCACCCAGGGAACCTCAGAACCCACCGGCCAGTGCAATTCAAGGTTCTCAGAGAATTCCCAGAAAGGGCAGGAAGAAGAGGAGCAAGGGGCAGCCAGCAGCCTGTTTGGAAAGCTATACCAGGAAGCTGAGATCATCTTCTCGTGGACAGTCTACTGTGGCTACAGAGGGGAACTCTCAGGCAGGCAACTCCCAGAAACAGCCTCAGGAAGAACTTCAGAGAAAGGCTGGGACTCCTCAGAGCAGGGGAAAGCCACGGGCTTGGGCTCGGGCATGGGCAGCTGCCTTGGAAAAGACTGGGTCAGAGAACCTACAGAGAAGTGCAGGACCGGATGATAGTCCTGCTATAGAAGATGCTCTGGATCTCTGTCCTAAACTGGTAGAGGCTGGTCAAGCCAACTCCATGCTCTCATCAAATGACTCTGCCCAAGCTGACCCCATGCCTGTTGTCTCTGTTGAAGCTGATTCCACTGTAGTTGACCATGCTGATGACCAGGTTGACCAGGCTTCAACTAGTACAGAGTTGGTTGATCCTCTCCCAGTAGGGCCAGTGCCGACTGGCCCAGTTGAGATTGACAGGACAGGAATTGAACCTGCAGTGACTATTCCTACTTCAGATAACTTGTCTCCAACTGATGCTGTTCCAGCTAACACAGTAGCAGTTGGTGCTATTCCAAATGACCTGGCTCCAGTAGATCCTGTGCTAGTTAAGTCCAGACCAACTGACCCTAGACGTGCTGCAATAGCAGCAGCTCAGGGGGCTCGTCCTTCCCTAGAGTCCTCAGACCAACCTAAGGTCATCACCCCTGAAGTCAAGGATGCTGTAGGTCCTCTGAAGGTGGAAAGTAGTACCAGTGCTACAACCCAAGAAGCCAGACCTAGGCCTCTTAGCCTCTCTGAGTACCGTCAGCGAAGGCAGCAACGGCAAACAGAGGCAGAAGACCGGAATTCTCAGCCCCCAGCTGGCAAGTGGCCTAGTCTCCCAGAGACCCCCAAAGGGCTAGCAGATATCCCTTGTCTTGTTCCACCAGCCCCAGCCAAGAAGatagctccacagagaaaccctgtagcTGTGCCAGAGACTTGTTCCGTGTCTGTGGGCTCCAGTCCTGCTTCCCCTAGTCCTGAGCCATCTGCAAGCAAACTTATGGTTTCAACTCAACCTGAGCAGGTGCCATCTCTTGAGATGCCGCTTCCAGCTAGACCACCCCCTCCTACTTTGCACTCTGTGTCTTCTGCTGGGCCCATCCTTCCCACAGTGCCCGCTCCTTTGCCTTTCCCTCCAGGCATACCTCCTCTGCTTTCCCTTCCTTCAAGTGGCCACGGAGTCCCCAGTGTGCCTCCACCTCCCTTGCAACCTCCTGGACTTCCAGTGTCAATGAGACAAATACCACCTGACCCCTATACTCACTATGCCCCTGTGCCACCCTGGCCTTGTTATCCCTCTGTGTCCCCTTCTGGCTATCCTTGTCTGCCCCCACCACCAGCGATGCCCATGGTATCTGGTACTCCCGTTACCTATGCTATACCTCCATCTTGCAATGTGCCTTGGGTACCCCCTCCTGCACCGGTTTCACCTTACAGCTCCAGCTGTGCCTATGGGCCCCTGGGGTGGGGCCCAGGGCTGCAACAGACTCCATTCTGGTCTACTGTTTCTCCACCTCCATTGTCTTCAGCCTCTACTGGAAGAGCTGTTCCCCCATCAAATGTGGAACCCAGTAGTAATCCAGCTGGTCCTCCTGAAGATGTGCTTCCTGTGCCAGTGACTCCTTCCCTAAGTTCTGGGCCGGCCAGCCCCATCGCTCCACCGCTAGAGCCTACAAAGCCAGAGGTTCAGCCAGTGCCTGTATCTCCAGAACCGAAACACAAAGTGTCCACCCTGGTACAAAGTCCCCAGAACAAGACTTCTCCAAGTCTGTCTGCTGAGTGTGTAGCTGTTGTGGAGTCTAAATCAGAGAGGCTAAAGCCTGAGCCCCAGGAGAACAGACCAAGGGAGAAGACACTCCCTACTGCTGTCAAGACTGTTCCCATACCAAGGCAGAGCACTGCCGCAAAGCTGCCTGCTGTCCATCCAGCCCGTCTAAGGAAGCTGTCCTTCCTGCCCACCCCACGTACTCGGGGTCCTGAGGATGTGGTGCAGGCATTCATCAGTGAGATTG GAATCGAAGCGTCAGACCTGTCCAGTCTGTTGGAACAGTTTGAGAAATCAGAAG CCAAAAAGGAGTGTCCTCCCCCGGCTCCTGCTGACAGCTTGGCTGTAGGAAACTCAGG CAGCATTGACACTCCCCAGGAGAAGAGGCCCCTAGACCGGTTACAAGCCCCAGAACTGGCCAACGTGGCAG gGCTCACCCCTCCAGCTACCCCTCCCCACCAGTTATGGAAGCCCCTGGCTGCTGTCTCCCTGGTGGCCAAAGCCAAATCTCCTAAATCTACCGCCCAGGAGGGAACCCTGAAGCTTGAAGGAGTTACAGAGGCCAAACATCCAGCTGCAGCCTGCCTCCAAGAAGGGGTCCATGGCCCTAGTCCAgtccatgtgggctctggggaccaTGACTATTGTGTCCGAAGCAGGACACCCCCAAAAAAGATGCCTGCCCTAGTCATTCCAGAGGTGGGCTCCCGATGGAATGTCAAGCGCCATCAGGACATCACCATCAAACCTGTATTGTCATTGGGCCCAGCTGCTCCCCTACTTCCATGCACAACTACTTCCCAGGAGCCACTTGACCACAGGACTAGCAATGAGCAGGCAAATCCTTCAGCGCCTTGTCTTGCCCCGTCCACCTTGCTGTCTCCTGAGGCCTCACCCTGCCGGAATGACACGAACACTAGGACTCCCTCTGAGCCCCCGGGCAAGCAGCGGTCAATGCGCTGTTACCGAAAAGCCTGCAGATCAGTCAGCCCCCCAAGTCGGGGCTGGCAGGGCCGCCGTGGCTGCAGCAGTCGTTCTGTCAGCTCTGGGTCCGACCGGACCAGTGAAGCATCCTCTTCTTCATCGGTGTCTTCCTCATCCCGGTCCcggtccaggtccaggtccaggtccaggtccctctcccccccccacaaGAGGTGGCGAAG GTCCAGCTGCAGTTCCTCTGGACGTTCCAGAAGGTGTTCAtcctcttcatcctcttcctcctcttcctcgtcCTCATCATCCAGTTCCAGAAgccactctccctccctgtcccctcGCAGGAGAAGTGACCGGAGGCGGCG CTCTTACCGTGCAAATGACCATTACCAAAGGCAGAGAGTGCTACAGAAGGAGCGTGCAATA gaagaaagaagggtGGTCTTCATTGGGAAGATACCTGGCCGCATGACTCGGTCAGAGCTGAAGCAGAGGTTCTCTGTTTTTGGAGAGATTGAGGAGTGCACCATTCATTTTCGAGTTCAAGG TGACAACTATGGTTTCGTCACTTACCGTTATGCTGAAGAAGCATTTGCAGCCATTGAGAGTGGCCACAAATTGCGGCAGGCAGATGAGCAGCCCTTTGATCTCTGCTTTGGGGGCCGCAGGCAGTTCTGCAAGAGGAGTTACTCTGATCTTG ACTCCAACCGGGAAGACTTCGATCCTGCCCCTGTGAAGAGCAAATTCGATTCTCTTGACTTTGATACATTGTTAAAACAGGCCCAGAAGAACCTGAGGAGGTAA